One window of the Planctomycetia bacterium genome contains the following:
- a CDS encoding tryptophan 2,3-dioxygenase, whose amino-acid sequence MPNYADYLKLEPLLLLQEPGREHDEMLFIIIHQVYELWFKEMLHELDYIQKLLADDDLARAGHVMKRVLTILKVLVAQVDILETMTPLEFLSFRQRLESGSGFQSAQFRELEFVLGHKRPAAMNHYPAGGKEFAQLEKRMQSPSLWDWFTSYLSRRGFTVPVDVLQRNITQPVNASLPMQQTLIHIYRTDQALSEFCERLVDLDEGIQEWRYRHVKMVERTIGTKRGTGGSSGAEYLRTTLLKPAFPDLWAIRTEF is encoded by the coding sequence ATGCCGAACTATGCAGATTATCTGAAACTCGAACCGCTTCTGCTACTGCAGGAGCCCGGGCGAGAGCATGACGAAATGCTCTTCATCATCATTCACCAGGTTTACGAACTCTGGTTCAAGGAAATGCTGCACGAACTTGATTACATCCAGAAACTGCTGGCTGACGATGATCTGGCCCGTGCCGGTCATGTGATGAAACGGGTGCTCACTATTCTGAAAGTGCTGGTGGCTCAAGTTGATATTCTGGAAACGATGACTCCGCTGGAGTTTCTCAGCTTTCGCCAGCGGCTTGAATCAGGTAGCGGCTTTCAGTCAGCTCAGTTTCGCGAACTCGAATTTGTCCTTGGTCACAAGCGGCCTGCTGCCATGAATCATTACCCTGCAGGCGGGAAAGAGTTTGCACAACTGGAAAAACGGATGCAGTCTCCGTCGCTATGGGATTGGTTTACCAGCTACCTGTCCCGCCGGGGTTTCACTGTGCCAGTAGATGTTCTGCAACGTAATATTACCCAGCCTGTGAATGCCTCACTGCCCATGCAGCAAACGCTTATCCATATTTACCGTACCGATCAGGCATTGTCTGAATTCTGCGAACGATTAGTCGATCTGGATGAAGGCATCCAGGAATGGCGCTACCGCCATGTCAAAATGGTGGAACGTACCATCGGCACCAAGCGAGGCACCGGCGGCTCCAGCGGCGCGGAATATCTGCGTACTACGCTACTGAAGCCTGCGTTTCCCGACCTCTGGGCTATTCGAACTGAATTCTAA
- a CDS encoding SDR family oxidoreductase — MNIDLTGKRALVCGASQGIGKAIAFELASLGAEVTVCGRNQQVLEQVMQQLPVSQGQKHSVLVADFSLPDQLKSAVILHLQTHGPVNILINNTGGPPPGPVHLADTTAFIAAFQQHLICNQILVQALLPGMMETQYGRIINIISTSVKQPIANLGVSNTIRGAVANWAKTLAGELGKFGITVNNVLPGSTDTARLNAIIDIKAAKGGKSRDVVVEEEKAIVPLGRFAQPEEIAYAVAFLASPSAAYISGINLPVDGGRTGCL, encoded by the coding sequence ATGAACATTGATCTCACAGGTAAGCGAGCCTTGGTATGCGGAGCTAGCCAAGGAATTGGCAAAGCGATAGCCTTCGAACTAGCATCGCTGGGGGCAGAGGTTACGGTCTGTGGCCGAAATCAGCAGGTTCTGGAACAGGTGATGCAGCAGCTACCTGTTTCCCAAGGACAAAAGCATTCAGTGCTCGTGGCAGATTTCAGCTTGCCTGATCAGTTAAAGTCGGCTGTCATTTTGCATTTACAGACACATGGGCCAGTCAACATTCTGATCAATAATACCGGTGGGCCGCCACCTGGGCCTGTACATTTGGCGGATACTACTGCATTCATCGCTGCATTTCAGCAGCATTTGATATGCAATCAGATTCTGGTACAGGCACTGCTGCCTGGTATGATGGAAACCCAGTATGGCCGTATCATCAACATCATTTCGACTTCGGTGAAGCAGCCTATTGCCAATCTGGGCGTATCGAACACGATTCGCGGGGCGGTAGCGAACTGGGCCAAGACCTTGGCGGGTGAACTGGGAAAATTTGGCATCACGGTCAACAACGTGTTGCCTGGTTCAACAGATACTGCAAGGCTGAATGCCATCATCGACATCAAAGCAGCCAAGGGTGGCAAATCGCGTGATGTAGTTGTGGAGGAAGAAAAAGCCATTGTGCCCCTGGGGCGATTTGCTCAGCCGGAAGAAATCGCATATGCTGTAGCCTTCCTGGCCAGTCCATCGGCTGCGTATATCAGTGGTATCAATTTGCCCGTGGATGGTGGCAGAACGGGTTGCCTATAG
- a CDS encoding sigma-70 family RNA polymerase sigma factor, with product MNVNDSFDDLMTRLKTGEDEAAREVFQRYANRLMGLARKHLDQRLTVKDAPEDVVQSAYKSFFVRQREGNFEIQNWDSLWGLLTMITVRKCADRAAHYRTEKRDMTREVAQGGSEPSMPALWQTAVDRDPLPQEAAVLAETVEDLFQSLSDEDERSVLELSLQGFTATEISEQLNRAERSVRRIRERIRKRLERACTYDSY from the coding sequence ATGAATGTGAATGATTCATTTGACGATTTGATGACCCGACTCAAAACAGGCGAGGATGAAGCTGCGCGGGAAGTCTTTCAGCGATACGCCAACCGCCTGATGGGGCTGGCACGTAAACATCTGGATCAACGCCTGACTGTCAAAGATGCTCCTGAAGATGTTGTCCAATCTGCTTACAAGAGTTTCTTTGTCAGACAACGCGAAGGGAACTTCGAAATTCAGAACTGGGACAGTCTCTGGGGACTGCTCACCATGATCACCGTTCGCAAATGTGCAGATCGGGCAGCACATTACCGTACCGAAAAGCGTGATATGACACGGGAAGTGGCGCAAGGTGGTTCAGAGCCAAGCATGCCGGCACTCTGGCAGACTGCGGTTGATCGCGATCCACTCCCACAGGAAGCTGCTGTCCTGGCTGAAACTGTTGAAGATCTATTTCAGTCGCTGAGCGATGAAGATGAGCGTTCTGTACTGGAACTCAGTTTGCAAGGTTTCACTGCGACAGAAATCAGTGAGCAACTCAACCGGGCAGAACGATCAGTCCGGCGAATACGCGAGCGGATACGTAAACGATTGGAACGTGCCTGCACTTACGATTCCTATTGA
- a CDS encoding HdeD family acid-resistance protein: MHLANSLTERWWVFVVRGVIAILFGILCFVQPELSLTTLVLMFGSYAIADGVLGVYVAVTGRKELEDWWVLLLWGLIGIAAGVLTFAAPSITALILLFYIAAWAVVSGVLQIALAIRLRKEIEGELFLVLAGILSIGFGLILMARPGDGALAVVWIIGVYAVAHGITLAVLGMRLRSFRSRVKERLANR, from the coding sequence ATGCACCTTGCCAACAGCCTTACCGAACGCTGGTGGGTTTTTGTCGTGCGAGGCGTGATTGCCATTCTGTTTGGCATTCTCTGCTTCGTGCAACCTGAGTTATCTCTGACTACATTGGTTCTGATGTTTGGAAGCTATGCTATTGCAGACGGTGTTCTGGGTGTATATGTCGCAGTAACAGGCCGAAAGGAACTGGAAGACTGGTGGGTGCTGCTGCTCTGGGGACTGATTGGCATTGCTGCAGGCGTGCTGACTTTTGCTGCACCCAGTATTACTGCGTTGATACTGCTCTTTTACATAGCAGCCTGGGCAGTTGTTTCTGGTGTGCTGCAGATTGCACTGGCGATTCGCCTTCGTAAGGAGATTGAAGGCGAACTGTTCCTGGTGCTGGCAGGCATCCTCTCCATCGGCTTTGGACTCATACTGATGGCCCGCCCGGGAGATGGCGCATTGGCTGTTGTCTGGATCATCGGCGTCTACGCAGTGGCACACGGCATCACGCTAGCTGTGCTGGGTATGAGGCTACGTTCATTCCGGAGTAGGGTTAAGGAACGATTAGCAAATCGGTGA
- a CDS encoding calcium-binding protein: MFRRWYQSKYSSQNPRPVVLPRMKRYSLNLEKLEDRTVPAVTASFSAATGSLTIFGDNLDNNIVISRNTAGGILVNGGAVAIQGGTPTVANTAMIQAFGQGGNDQIALNEANGALPRALLFGGAGNDVLTGGSAADQLFGQSGNDTLLGKGGADFLFGGTENDTLTGGDADDQVFGESGDDRMIWNPGDDTDLNEGGAGIDTVEINGGNGAEQFTTTANGTRVRFDRLDPAPFSIDIGTSENLVVNMNGGNDSFSATGNLAALIKITIDGGTGNDTILGSNGIDLLRGGDGDDFIDGQQGNDVVFMGAGNDVFQWDPGDGSDVVEGQDGLDTMQFNGSAGNEIFEASVNGGRVRFTRNLGNIVMDLDDVERINLQMLGGTDTLIVNDLSGTDVTEINANLAGTIGGTTGDSQSDTVIVNGNKFSNIIDVFGAGTSVAVLGMPTVVNITQSEGANDALVINGMAGNDGITATTLPAGVVKLTIDGGTGNDTLLGSQGADVFFGGDGDDFVFGDNGNDVALLGAGNDVFQWDPGDGNDTIEGQDGIDQMLFFGSNASENINIVANGGRVLFLRDVANVTMDLNDLENIEFRALGGADNIVVGDLSGTDVVSIGLDLRGPNGGGDGAADSVTVNGTNGADVFGAAGDAGGINVFGLHASVNIFFQEQANDRLTLNGLGGDDVINATSLEADGIQLTMNGGLGNDLFIGSEGDDLINGGDGNDTALMGAGDDTFIWNPGDDNDTLEGQDGFDRMTFNGANISENIDISANGGRVRFFRNVANVLMDLNDVEGIDFNALGGADVIVVNDLSGTDVVEVNLNLAGFGGVGDAQPDTVIVQGTQADDVILALGDASGSSVLGLAARVNITGVEAVNDRLVINAGSGDDVIEASGLSSAAIQLTGNGEEGNDVLVGGDGNDVLTGGAGDDVLIGGLGLDILDGGTGDNVVIQ, from the coding sequence ATGTTCCGACGCTGGTATCAAAGCAAGTACTCATCACAGAATCCCCGTCCGGTAGTTCTTCCACGCATGAAGCGTTACAGTCTAAACCTTGAGAAGCTGGAAGACCGCACCGTACCCGCGGTAACCGCCAGTTTTTCTGCTGCAACAGGCAGCCTGACTATCTTTGGCGATAATCTGGATAACAACATCGTCATCAGTCGCAATACTGCTGGTGGAATTCTGGTCAATGGCGGTGCGGTAGCAATTCAAGGTGGAACCCCAACGGTTGCAAATACTGCAATGATCCAGGCTTTTGGTCAGGGTGGTAATGATCAGATTGCCCTCAATGAAGCCAATGGCGCCCTGCCTCGTGCCTTGCTGTTCGGTGGGGCTGGCAACGACGTGCTGACAGGAGGCTCTGCAGCAGACCAGCTATTTGGCCAGTCAGGCAATGACACCCTGCTTGGCAAAGGGGGGGCGGATTTTCTTTTCGGGGGAACGGAGAACGACACACTGACAGGCGGCGATGCTGACGATCAGGTGTTCGGTGAATCAGGTGATGACCGCATGATCTGGAATCCCGGCGATGATACCGATCTGAACGAAGGTGGTGCTGGCATTGATACCGTCGAAATCAACGGCGGCAACGGTGCCGAGCAGTTCACCACAACTGCCAATGGCACACGCGTACGGTTTGATCGACTCGACCCTGCTCCATTCTCCATCGATATTGGCACCAGCGAAAACCTGGTCGTCAATATGAATGGCGGTAACGACAGTTTTTCTGCTACCGGCAATCTGGCGGCACTCATCAAAATTACCATAGATGGTGGCACGGGTAACGATACCATCCTTGGTTCCAACGGCATTGACTTGCTGCGGGGCGGCGATGGCGATGACTTCATTGATGGCCAGCAGGGCAACGATGTCGTCTTCATGGGTGCTGGTAACGATGTGTTCCAGTGGGATCCAGGTGATGGCAGCGATGTGGTAGAAGGCCAGGATGGCCTCGACACCATGCAGTTTAACGGCAGTGCAGGCAATGAAATTTTTGAAGCCTCGGTCAACGGTGGCCGTGTCAGGTTTACCCGTAACCTGGGCAACATTGTCATGGATCTGGATGACGTCGAACGCATCAATCTCCAGATGTTGGGTGGCACGGACACGCTGATCGTCAACGATTTAAGTGGTACTGATGTCACGGAGATCAACGCAAACCTGGCTGGTACTATCGGTGGCACAACCGGAGATAGTCAGTCTGATACCGTCATCGTCAATGGCAACAAGTTCAGCAATATTATTGACGTCTTTGGTGCGGGGACATCGGTAGCCGTGCTTGGAATGCCAACTGTCGTAAACATTACCCAATCTGAAGGAGCCAATGATGCTTTGGTCATCAATGGCATGGCAGGAAATGATGGAATCACAGCAACCACACTTCCGGCTGGTGTTGTTAAGCTGACGATAGACGGTGGTACAGGCAATGACACGTTACTTGGCAGTCAGGGGGCGGATGTTTTCTTCGGCGGCGATGGCGATGACTTTGTCTTCGGCGACAATGGCAATGATGTAGCCTTGCTGGGTGCTGGAAACGATGTGTTCCAGTGGGATCCGGGTGATGGCAACGACACCATTGAAGGGCAGGATGGCATTGATCAGATGCTCTTCTTCGGCTCTAACGCCAGCGAAAATATCAATATCGTGGCCAACGGCGGTCGAGTACTCTTCCTCCGTGATGTTGCCAACGTCACCATGGATTTGAACGACCTGGAAAACATCGAGTTCCGAGCCTTGGGCGGTGCGGATAACATCGTCGTGGGCGATCTTTCCGGTACGGATGTTGTCTCTATCGGCCTCGATCTTCGAGGGCCGAATGGTGGTGGCGATGGCGCTGCTGACTCTGTCACGGTCAATGGCACCAACGGCGCTGATGTCTTCGGAGCAGCCGGCGATGCAGGTGGGATCAACGTGTTCGGCCTGCACGCCAGTGTCAACATCTTCTTCCAGGAACAAGCCAATGATCGGTTAACGCTCAACGGTCTGGGTGGCGATGATGTAATCAATGCAACCTCACTGGAAGCCGATGGCATTCAACTCACCATGAACGGTGGACTAGGCAACGACCTTTTCATCGGCAGCGAAGGCGATGACCTGATCAACGGCGGGGATGGCAACGATACTGCCCTCATGGGTGCCGGCGACGATACCTTCATCTGGAACCCAGGAGATGACAACGACACACTGGAAGGTCAGGATGGTTTCGACCGAATGACCTTCAATGGTGCCAATATCTCTGAGAATATTGACATTTCAGCCAATGGTGGTCGTGTGCGATTCTTTCGTAATGTTGCCAATGTCCTGATGGACCTGAATGACGTTGAAGGCATCGATTTCAATGCACTCGGGGGTGCAGATGTAATTGTGGTCAATGACTTAAGTGGCACGGATGTGGTGGAAGTGAACCTGAATCTGGCAGGATTTGGCGGCGTTGGCGATGCACAACCCGATACTGTCATCGTTCAGGGAACACAGGCTGATGATGTCATACTTGCTCTGGGTGATGCATCAGGTAGCAGCGTACTCGGATTGGCAGCCCGGGTAAATATCACGGGTGTTGAAGCAGTCAACGACCGTCTCGTCATCAATGCCGGAAGCGGAGATGATGTGATTGAAGCCTCCGGCTTGTCGAGTGCTGCTATTCAGTTAACCGGCAACGGCGAGGAAGGCAATGATGTGCTCGTCGGTGGTGATGGTAACGATGTTCTCACCGGCGGGGCTGGCGATGATGTGCTCATCGGCGGCCTGGGATTGGATATCCTCGATGGTGGGACTGGTGATAATGTTGTGATTCAGTAA
- a CDS encoding alpha/beta hydrolase yields the protein MSASLRSGILVSLATILCITLMMAAQEKSTLPELKVPAKAIPVPNTVSPQLQKSIATPVSPVGEMPTTAEGWKKLQQGADSAATKIVTGFATMLGVKVEPVTVAGVNCYKVTPKTIAPGKEKNLLFHVHGGAFVFNGGIAGSGEAVLLAHTCQMPTLSVDYRMPPDHPFPAAPDDVLAVWKEVIKNHQPKTVVMGGTSAGAGLTMTTMLRCKQENLPMPAALLLGTPGADLTKTGDTVFLNAEIDHLLGRYEGRIEACLKLYANGKDLKDPMLSPVYGDLTSFPPTILITGTRDLLLSTTARTHRKLRAAGIPAEIHVFEGMCHAEYLTSYPSPESKECLAEIAQFFDRYLKQANGD from the coding sequence ATGTCAGCATCTCTCCGATCAGGTATCCTTGTCAGTCTGGCCACCATTCTCTGCATCACATTGATGATGGCAGCACAGGAAAAGAGCACACTTCCTGAACTCAAAGTTCCTGCCAAAGCGATTCCTGTTCCCAACACCGTTTCGCCGCAGTTGCAGAAATCCATTGCAACGCCCGTTTCTCCAGTGGGCGAAATGCCGACGACGGCTGAAGGCTGGAAGAAACTGCAACAAGGCGCGGACTCTGCCGCGACGAAAATCGTCACTGGATTTGCCACGATGCTGGGTGTCAAAGTGGAGCCTGTCACCGTTGCCGGTGTCAACTGTTATAAAGTAACACCCAAAACCATCGCACCAGGCAAAGAGAAAAACCTGCTGTTTCACGTTCATGGCGGAGCATTTGTGTTTAATGGCGGCATCGCTGGCTCGGGGGAAGCGGTTCTGTTGGCCCATACGTGCCAAATGCCAACTCTCTCAGTCGATTATCGTATGCCACCCGATCATCCATTCCCCGCCGCACCCGACGATGTGCTGGCTGTGTGGAAAGAAGTGATCAAGAATCATCAACCCAAAACAGTGGTGATGGGTGGCACTTCTGCAGGTGCCGGATTGACGATGACGACCATGCTTCGCTGCAAACAGGAAAACCTGCCCATGCCCGCCGCCTTACTCCTGGGCACTCCGGGTGCGGACCTTACCAAAACTGGTGACACCGTATTCCTCAATGCAGAAATCGATCATCTGTTGGGTCGCTACGAAGGTAGAATTGAAGCCTGCCTGAAACTCTACGCCAATGGCAAAGACCTGAAAGACCCGATGCTCTCACCTGTCTATGGCGACCTTACCAGCTTTCCGCCAACCATCCTGATTACAGGCACACGCGATCTGTTGCTTAGCACCACAGCACGCACACACCGCAAGCTCCGCGCTGCCGGTATACCTGCAGAAATCCATGTCTTCGAAGGCATGTGCCATGCCGAGTATCTCACCAGTTACCCGTCGCCAGAATCGAAAGAATGCCTGGCTGAGATCGCTCAGTTCTTTGACCGGTACCTGAAGCAGGCCAATGGTGATTGA
- a CDS encoding DUF3500 domain-containing protein has product MTTPRTSPDCENTLDRRGFLAASAISLAGFAVPRYVVADEVTSSKNESETAVKALYESLTAEQKKVICFGWDFTEKDRGLLRTHVSNNWQITRPHIDSEFYTKKQKMLLHDAFKGLFSPDWYPRILKQLKDDTGGKPWGAEQSVAIFGTPGKNKFEMVMTGRHMTVRIDGNSEDHVALGGPIFHGHAPIFVEKKDHPGNVFWHQALEANKVYTLLDSKQQEQALVKVRPHEAEVSLQGGQGTFEGIAVKELSSDQKSEVNKVLKSLIAPYREVDQREIMQCLEKQGGLNACNLAFYETGDIGKDRVWDNWRLEGPSFVWYFRGEPHVHIWINIADSPDVKLNAKG; this is encoded by the coding sequence ATGACAACACCACGTACTTCCCCTGATTGTGAAAACACTCTGGATCGCAGGGGGTTCCTGGCTGCCAGCGCTATATCCCTGGCCGGGTTTGCAGTACCCAGGTATGTTGTTGCTGATGAAGTTACCAGTTCGAAGAATGAGAGCGAAACAGCGGTGAAGGCTTTGTACGAATCGCTGACAGCGGAGCAGAAGAAAGTCATCTGTTTTGGCTGGGACTTCACGGAAAAAGATCGAGGCCTGCTACGAACGCATGTCAGTAACAACTGGCAGATCACCAGGCCGCACATCGACAGCGAGTTTTATACAAAGAAGCAGAAGATGCTGCTGCACGATGCCTTTAAGGGGCTGTTTTCGCCAGATTGGTATCCACGGATTCTCAAACAGCTGAAGGATGACACAGGCGGCAAACCCTGGGGAGCGGAGCAAAGCGTTGCCATCTTTGGCACGCCAGGCAAGAACAAGTTTGAAATGGTGATGACCGGCAGGCACATGACCGTGCGCATAGATGGCAACAGCGAAGATCATGTCGCCTTGGGTGGTCCAATCTTCCATGGTCATGCGCCGATCTTTGTCGAAAAGAAAGATCATCCGGGTAATGTGTTCTGGCATCAGGCTCTGGAGGCAAATAAAGTCTACACGCTGCTAGATAGCAAACAGCAGGAGCAGGCGCTGGTGAAAGTGCGGCCTCACGAGGCAGAGGTGTCGTTGCAGGGAGGACAGGGAACATTTGAAGGAATTGCTGTCAAGGAACTTTCGAGCGACCAGAAGTCCGAAGTGAACAAAGTCCTCAAAAGCCTGATTGCTCCGTACCGTGAAGTTGATCAGCGCGAGATCATGCAGTGTCTGGAAAAGCAAGGTGGCTTGAACGCTTGTAACCTGGCGTTTTACGAGACCGGCGATATCGGCAAGGACCGCGTCTGGGATAACTGGCGGCTGGAAGGCCCGAGCTTCGTATGGTACTTCCGAGGCGAGCCGCATGTACATATCTGGATTAACATAGCTGATTCGCCGGATGTGAAGCTGAATGCCAAGGGGTGA